GTATGCTCCTAGGGCCTAGCGTCCTATCGCTGATCCATCCTGGGAAATTCTTCGACATGCTAGCCGAGATGGGTGCTATACTCCTACTCTTCGAGGTAGGGCTAGAGTCGGACGTTAGGGCTCTGTTGGCGGTGGGTAGGTCCTCACTTTACGTATCTATAGGCGGTGTGCTTACCTCGCTGGTTTTAGGCTACCTAGTGTCGCTTCTGCTGAACTTTGAGCATATAACTGCCATATTCATAGGATCCGCTTTGATGGCGACGAGCGTAGGTATCTCGATCAGAACCCTATCGGATATGGGTAAGCTACACCTCAGAGGGTCTAGGTGCACCTTAGGCGCGGCTATAATAGACGACGTGTTAAGCCTATTCACCTTGACCATACTCGTAAGCACGATATTAAAGGGGAGTTTGGAAGTCGGAACGATCACTAGAACAATTCTATCCACCGTCTTATTCTTCGGTTTATTCCTTGGTTTAGGCGTCAAAGTATTCCCAAAGACCATCGACATATTGGCTAAACGGTTCAGGGTTAGAGGGGCTTTACTTAGCATAGCCGTAGCTACAGCGATCCTTACAGCCTATGCGGCCGAGCTCACAGGCTTAGCAACGATCCTAGGTGCTTTGCTTGGAGGATTCCTGTTCGCCGAGACCGAGCATAAAGAGGCTGTGGCCAACGATATCAAGCCCCTTTCGCATATTCTAACCCCTATGTTCTTCGTGCTCATGGGTATGCACGTAGACGTCCGTGTATTCAGCGAAATAGCCCTAATGACGATACTCTTCATAACCGTCGCCGCGATAGGTAAGATAGTGGGATGTAGTTTAGGCGCCTTGGCCGGTGGTCTGACGGCTAGGGAGGCTTTGATAGTCGGTTTGAACATGATACCTCGGGGGGAGGTGGGGCTACTGTTCGCTCAGTATGGTCTTTCGCTAGGCATCTTAAACCAGCAGGCGTATCTAATACTCATAGTCGTCTCTCTCGGCTCGACCTTGATAACTCCTCCGCTGATAAGGATGGGTTATGCGTTCCTCAGCGCGAAACGTGAAGGTTCTACGTAGAATCGGGGGGACATGGGGTTAATCGACAGGTATCTCATACCATACTCTTCCCCGTCTGTCTATGAGCACCCTTCTCCTGCGTCTAGCCCTTCTACCTATCAACGGCGTCACCATAAGACCTGCTATGAAGCCTCCGATGTGGGCCCAGAACGCGACGCCTGAGAAGAACGGGGCAGGTAGTAGCAGCGATACGTAGCCCATGTATAGCTGGTATAGGAACCAGAACCCTATGAACAGCACGGCGGGTATGCTTATGACCACGGGGATCATCCCTATGAAGGTTAAGACCTTCAGGTTCGCGCTGGGGAATAATAGCAGGTAGGCTCCTAGAAGACCAGAAATAGCCCCTGACGCTCCTACGCAGGGCGTCTCAAGGGGGTCATATACCGTGGCGCCCATGGGGCCGTATACCACGATGGGCTCTGTGAAGAGTAGCAGGATCGCCATATGCGCTACAGATGCCAGTATACCCGATAGGAGGTAGAGGAGTAGGAACCTCGCTTTCCCGAGTCTAGCCTCTATGCCTGAGCCGAAGACGACCAGGTATATCATATTACCTGCAAGATGCATGAATCCTCCGTGTAGAAACATGGATGTCAACACCGTGTAGAGGCGCCTCCCCTCTAGAATATACGCCGGAACAAGACCGTAGGTCGCTACGGCCTCGTCTAAAAGCCCGTTCGCCACTAGGTAGATGAACACGATTACGTTGACGGCCGTGAGGCCCCACGTCGCAATAGGCTTATACCTCTGTCTTTTAGGGTACGCTCCTATAGGTATCTCCATGGTCCTGTACCCAGAGAGTAGAGAGGGCTTCTATTTAAAGAACTTTCCGTCTCGGATCGTTCATATATTGTTAAAGTTGAATAGTCTCTCGGAGACGGCTTGTCTAGGCGTTTCTACAAGGCTTTCAAGTACCGGTTTAAGAGGCTCCCGGTCTTAACTAGCCGTGTTGCCGAGAGGATTTTAAACGCCGCGCCTAGAGGGGGGGTCTCCGTCACGCTTGACATGGGTCTATCCGAAGAACAGGTCGTCGTAGAAGAGGAATATGCGGTTATACGTGGCTCGAATATTCGGCTTGGAGACCTAGAGGCCGTGCTTGAGGACGATAGGGCGGTTTACGTGGTGATAAACGGATCGCTTAGGAAACTCGCCTGGTACTCCGCCGGGAGCTACTATAAGCTTAGGTGCGTAGCCCCCGTGGAAGCGCCTACGATAGAGATAAACGGCATACACATGCACAGAGTCTCAGGTATAACCCCTTGGAGGGACTCGGAAGCCAAGGTTAGACTCTTGTCGATAAGGAGGGGTGATAGGGTTCTAGACGTATGCACGGGGTTGGGCTACACGGCCATATGGGCGTTAAAGATGGGTGCTGACGAGGTTTTAAGCATAGAGAAAGACCCTAACGTCCTCGAGATGGCCTGCTATAACCCATGGAGTAGGTGGCTTGAAGACCAGAGGGTCTCTATAATCTTGGGAGATGCTTCAAAGGTCGTCGAGGTGCTTGAAGACCGTTCCTTCGACAAGGTGATCCACGATCCTCCTAGGCTCGCGTTGGCTGGAGAGCTGTACGCTCTAAGCTTCTACAGAGAGCTCTATAGAATACTCAAACCCGGAGGCGTCCTAGTGCACTACACAGGGCGGCCAGGCTACAGAAGAGGGAAAGATGTCATGGGAGGTGTCAAGGGCCGGCTCGAAAAGGCCGGTTTCGTGGCTAAAAGAAGGCCGGAGATATCGGCGGTACTGGCCTTTAAACCACGTTAGAAGGTTATATTTAAGTCTAAAGAAGACGCTAAACCTTAGCTAGGAGGTGTTTAATTGAGAAAGATAACGTTGGGCTTTGTACCCCTGCATAGAGAACCCTTCGACGAGGATTGGGCTGTGGAGCTTAGGAAGAGGTTTCTCGACGCGTTGTCTCAGGTTGAAAACCTCGACCTCGTATGCCCCGATGAGGACTTGACGGAGAAGGGTCTTGTGAGGGACGACGAGGATGCGGATAAGGTTATCGAGCTTTTCAAGAGTAGAGGCGTCGACGGCCTGCTTCTGGGTACGATGACCTTCGGGGATGAGATCGCTGGCGCTAGGATAGCCGACGCTTTGAGGAAGCCTATAATGGTGTTTGCTACTAAAGAGCCCCCCATAAGCCCGGAGGGGTTCAGGAAGTCTGACAGCTTCTGCGGGACCCTTTCGCTTACTTCAGCGCTTTATAGGAGGGGTTTACCTTTCAGTTTTCTAGGGATCATCTATCCCGAGGATGAGGTGTTCAGGAAGGGTGTCGAGCGTTTCATGCGCGTATGCTCGATAGTAGGCGGCTTTAAGGGTGCCAATATAGGGCTTATAGGTCCGAGGCCTGAACGCTTCGAGACTTGCAGCTTCAACGAGGTGGCTATGATAAAATCCTTCGGTCAGAAACTTGTCCCGGTGGATCTATCCCAGATAGCCCTCGATGTCGAGGCCTTGGGAGACGAGGATCCCGAGTTTCTAGAGGTTTTGGAAGACCTTAAGAGGCGGGCAGACACGTCGGAGATACCTCCTGATAAGCTTAAGCTCATGGCGAAGGTCGAGACGGTTCTGAGACGAGTATTCAAGGATAAGCGATTATCGGCCGCCAGCATCAGATGCTGGCTCGAGTTCCAGCAGATGTATGGTATAGTCGTCTGCCACATCCTAGGGAGGCTTACGGATTCAGGTCTGATCACGGCCTGCGAATCAGACGTTTACGGGGCTTTGACTATGCTTATCCAGTACCTGGCGTCTCTCGAGACGACCCCGCCGCACTTTGTCGACTGGACCATAAGGCATCCTGAGAAAGATAACCTCGTCCTCCTATGGCACTGTGGGAACGCCCCGCCTTCGCTCGCATGCCAGGGTTGCCCCGTGAAGCTGAGATACCACAGCATAATCTGTAGACAGCTTGGGGTCGAGAGGACCTATGGAACCGGAGAGTTCAGGCTTAAGCCGGGGGTCGTGACGATAAATAGGCTGGCCGAGTATGACGGGGAGTTTAAGCTCCTCATAACCAAGGGCAGGGTCGTGGAGGAGCCGCTTTACACGAGGGGCTCCTACAGCTGGGTCGAGGTAGAGGACCTAGACAGGCTCTACAGGGTTTTGGTGGAGGAGGGTTTCGTACATCACGCCAGCATGATCCATGGAGACTACACCCGTGAGATACTCGAGGCCTGTAAATTCCTAGGCATAAAGCCGGTGGTCGTTTAATGAGTCGGAGGTAGATGTATGGCTGTCGTAGTAGAGGAGGTGGCTGAGGAGAAGCCCGGTATAACGGGTCTCAGCGTAGGCTTCATCGGATGCGGCGGCATAGCCGGTCACCACCTAAACCAGTTGATTAAGCTAGGTGTAAAGCCCATAGCGTTCTGTGACGTCGATAAGTCTAAAGCCCTATCTTTCGCCGAGAGGATAGGAGGTGCAACCGTATACACGGAGTACTACGAGATGTTCGACAGGGAGGAGCTGGACGCTGTGTGGATATGCATACCTCCGTTTGCCCATAGAGATGAGGTGGTCGTGGCGGCTGAAAACGGGGTTAACGTCTTCTTGGAGAAACCCATAGCCCTCGATATGAAGACGGCTAAGTCTATGGTCGACGCCGTCGGTAAACACGGTGTTAAAAGCTGGGTCGGCTATCAGTGGAGACAGTTCAACGGTGTTCAAGCCGCCCGTATGAAGCTCGTGAGGGAGGGCGGTAGGATCGGTCTTGTGGAGGGCTACTGGTGGGGAGGGGTACCCGGTGCTCCGTGGTGGATCCGGAGGGAGTTTAGCGGCGGTCAGGTGGTCGAGCAGACGACCCACATATTCGACCTGGCTAGGTACCTGTGTGGCGAGGTCGAGAGAGTCTATACGGAGATGGATACGCTCATCCACACAGATATACCTGGCTTCGATATAGAGGACGTGGGTGTTTTCACGCTTAGGTTTAAGAACGGCGCCGTAGGGGTGATATCCAACACCTCTGCGGCTCAACCGCCGGGGAGAACCGTCGGGTTGAGGATAGTCGCCAAAAACCTCCAGGTGGAGGTTAGCTACGTATCCACTAAGATCCATAGAGGTAGCGAGACGGTCGAGATCAGGCATACAGTCGACCCGTATCTCGAAGAGGACAGAAAGTTCCTCCAGAGCATAGTCGAAGACTCTCCGACCGAGGTTCCGATCATGGAGGGGTTAAAGACCCTTGCGGTCACTTTGGCGGCCGTCGAATCTTGGAGAAGAGGTTCACCAGTCCGTGTCGAGGAGCTTCTACTGTAGGTCGCTATAGGTCCCCTATATTTCAGTCCCAGAACGGCCGTGTACGTATGTACTCTATCTCGGCCTTCAGTATCTCCGTTAAGAGGTCGTCTTCGCTCCTGTAGGGTTTGCCCAAGATCCTCGAAGCAGTCATAGGGCCTATACCCCTACCGGCCATGACCATCACAGCTAGCCTACCTAAGCTTTGAACGAGGCTCGCGTTACGCCATAGGCTAAGCCATAGTTTTCTCTCTTCACGGCTCATCCTGGCTTTTCTAAGCCACTTAGCGACCACCCGTCTCGAATCTCTGTCCCACGGGCTGACTACGGCTATCAGGGTCGAGCCGCATCTAGGGCATCTAACCCTCTCGGGTATATTTGAAACCTTAAGGACTGTTTCCCAGTCGTTGTTGTATACGCATATAAGCTTGACACGGGTGTTCATAAGCCTCTGCTTGAGGATCCTAAGGGTTTCTGCGCCTGGATATGCCGGTCTTAGAACGTCCTGAGGTATGGCCTTCTCGAGTATGGGGATGGCCATGGGCGACGGTGCAAACCCCCTAGGCACGGTCTCCACTCTTACACTGCCCTTGGAGACGCTCTCCAAGACTTTGAAAGCCCCTTCCAAGTCGAGCTTATCGGTTAAAACCTCTCTCAGGGCCTCCTCGAAGACCGGTGTATCCCTGTAGGTTTCGACCAAGGCTCTAACCCTTGAAATACTGTAGTTCGCCCCTCTAGCCACTATGCCAAACCTGACGGCTACGTGCCAGAGCCTCCAGGCGAACAACCCGGTTTCAGGCAACGTGGATTCAAGTAGTAGAGGGAGCTCCTCGGCTTTCAGGTTCCTGAGCTCTCTGGCGACCTCTTCAGGCGTTAAACCCGACACTCCTATGAGGCATATCCTATACTGGTCTGTCTGGAAACCTATGGCGTATCCGAGTCTGTTGCTGAGTAACGCGGTCAGAGCGAGTGCTAAGGTCCTGTTGACTAAGTCTCCGAACGGGGTGTGGAGAACCACGACGTCTCTGAAGGCCTCTACGAGTATCCTATCTGGGCTTGGAACAGGGAACCCCTTCTCGAGCTGCTCTTTCACGTATTCCAGAATCCTACCCTTTGCCTCCTCCGTCAGGCTATACGGTGTTAATGGCCTCAGAGGGTCTCCGCCGCGTTTAAGCTCCCTAGCTATCTCCGCTAGGACCCTGTAGACCTCCTCGGCGACCTCCATGGAGACGGGTATGAGCTCCCCCTCCCACGACGGGACGGCTCCTATGACCTCTGTGGAGGGCTCGACGTTCACCACAAGGTTCTCGTGGTCTACGCTTAGGATCTTCCACGTCTGCCCCTTCATGATGAATACGAGCCCCGGCTCGCCTCTTTCACCTACGAACTCTTGGTCCAAGGTCCCGACTATTCTACCGTCTAAGGCGTTTTTAACCCTGTAACGCTTGACGTCCGGGATCGTGGAAAGGTTCTCATAGTAGTATCTATGGGTTCTCCAAGTGGCTCTCAGCCTACCTCTGACGAGGCCTATGGTCCTGAGCTCGGCCATGAGCTCTACGGTTTTCACGAAATCCTCCCACCCCAGTCGCCTATATGGATACGCTCTTCTAATGGTCTCATACGCCTCCTTCATGTCTATCTCTTTGAAGTCTAGAACAAGCCCTGCTATCTGGTGGGCTAAGACGTCTAATGCGGACTCGTGGATCCTCGGCTTCTCCAATAGATGTCTAAGCATTCTTCTAGCTATCACGGCGGCCTCCATCGAGTCCTCGGGGGAAGCCGTCAGTATGAGGCCCCGGCTCACCCTATCTAGGCCATGCCCGCTCCTACCTATCCTGTGAACGAGCCTGACTACTTGTCTCGGAGACATGTATTGGACAACCGTGTCTAGAATACCTATGTCGACCCCAAGCTCCATGCTGCTAGTGCATATGAGAGCGTTCGAGACCCCCTCCCTGATCCTCTCCTCAGCCTCCCTCCTGACATCTCTGGACAGCGAACCGTGGTGCACGTCTATTTTAAGCTCAGGGGTTAAAGCCCTCAGCCTGGATGCTAAGACCTCTGAGTGCTCTCTCGTGTTCGTGAATACGAGCACAGAGGTTTTACCCGCCAGCTCGCCTATCACTCTCATCCTAGCGACCGCGTCGGCCGGCAAAGCTAGGCTCGTAGACATCTTGAAATCATCGTCTAAAGCCTTCGGATTATCCACCACTACCCTGGTCTCTCTAGTCTCCTCGAGCACTACCGATTCGACGGGGTCGAGTCCGCCTATGAACCTCGCGGCCGTCTCCGGATCTGCGACGGTAGCCGATATACCGATTATCTGGAACCTTGCATTCCGAAGGGCTTTAAGCCTCTCCAACGCGACGGTTAACTGGATACCTCGTTTACTCTCGAGTAGCTCGTGAACCTCGTCGACGACGACCCACCTCAGGCTTTCGAAGTGTTTCCTCATCCTCCTCCCGGGTAGGATCGCTTGAAGGGTCTCAGGGGTTGTTATGAGCATCTTCGGCGGCCTTAGAGACTGTCTCCTCCTGGTTCGAGCGTCTGTGTCTCCATGCCTAACATCCACCTCTAAACCGATTCTGGTGCATAGCACCCTGAGTCTCCTCAGGATATCTCTGTTCAAAGCCCTGAGAGGCGTTATGTACAGGATGGCTATTCCATCGGGTTTCTCCCTAAGCCTTAGGTAAGCCTCTAGTATAGGGATCATAGCTGCCTCGGTCTTGCCGTAGCCGGTCGGGGCAACTATCAGAACGTTCCTACCGGATAGTATAAGCGGTATCGCCTTCTCCTGGATAGGTGTGGGCTTCTCTAAGCCAACCTCCTTTAAAGCCCTGAGCAGAGGCTCGGAGATCCCCTTGAACGTCATACTCTAGGCTAATCCTCCCCCTTAGGCATGTAGACCAGGGCTAGATAGACTACGGCGGCGAAGGCTACGG
The window above is part of the Candidatus Bathyarchaeota archaeon genome. Proteins encoded here:
- a CDS encoding cation:proton antiporter, producing METIPTDPLLEFAIVLLAAKTCGAVMRKLGQPDVLGELIAGMLLGPSVLSLIHPGKFFDMLAEMGAILLLFEVGLESDVRALLAVGRSSLYVSIGGVLTSLVLGYLVSLLLNFEHITAIFIGSALMATSVGISIRTLSDMGKLHLRGSRCTLGAAIIDDVLSLFTLTILVSTILKGSLEVGTITRTILSTVLFFGLFLGLGVKVFPKTIDILAKRFRVRGALLSIAVATAILTAYAAELTGLATILGALLGGFLFAETEHKEAVANDIKPLSHILTPMFFVLMGMHVDVRVFSEIALMTILFITVAAIGKIVGCSLGALAGGLTAREALIVGLNMIPRGEVGLLFAQYGLSLGILNQQAYLILIVVSLGSTLITPPLIRMGYAFLSAKREGST
- a CDS encoding rhomboid family intramembrane serine protease, with translation MEIPIGAYPKRQRYKPIATWGLTAVNVIVFIYLVANGLLDEAVATYGLVPAYILEGRRLYTVLTSMFLHGGFMHLAGNMIYLVVFGSGIEARLGKARFLLLYLLSGILASVAHMAILLLFTEPIVVYGPMGATVYDPLETPCVGASGAISGLLGAYLLLFPSANLKVLTFIGMIPVVISIPAVLFIGFWFLYQLYMGYVSLLLPAPFFSGVAFWAHIGGFIAGLMVTPLIGRRARRRRRVLIDRRGRVWYEIPVD
- a CDS encoding methyltransferase domain-containing protein, whose product is MGLSEEQVVVEEEYAVIRGSNIRLGDLEAVLEDDRAVYVVINGSLRKLAWYSAGSYYKLRCVAPVEAPTIEINGIHMHRVSGITPWRDSEAKVRLLSIRRGDRVLDVCTGLGYTAIWALKMGADEVLSIEKDPNVLEMACYNPWSRWLEDQRVSIILGDASKVVEVLEDRSFDKVIHDPPRLALAGELYALSFYRELYRILKPGGVLVHYTGRPGYRRGKDVMGGVKGRLEKAGFVAKRRPEISAVLAFKPR
- a CDS encoding L-fucose/L-arabinose isomerase family protein; amino-acid sequence: MRKITLGFVPLHREPFDEDWAVELRKRFLDALSQVENLDLVCPDEDLTEKGLVRDDEDADKVIELFKSRGVDGLLLGTMTFGDEIAGARIADALRKPIMVFATKEPPISPEGFRKSDSFCGTLSLTSALYRRGLPFSFLGIIYPEDEVFRKGVERFMRVCSIVGGFKGANIGLIGPRPERFETCSFNEVAMIKSFGQKLVPVDLSQIALDVEALGDEDPEFLEVLEDLKRRADTSEIPPDKLKLMAKVETVLRRVFKDKRLSAASIRCWLEFQQMYGIVVCHILGRLTDSGLITACESDVYGALTMLIQYLASLETTPPHFVDWTIRHPEKDNLVLLWHCGNAPPSLACQGCPVKLRYHSIICRQLGVERTYGTGEFRLKPGVVTINRLAEYDGEFKLLITKGRVVEEPLYTRGSYSWVEVEDLDRLYRVLVEEGFVHHASMIHGDYTREILEACKFLGIKPVVV
- a CDS encoding Gfo/Idh/MocA family oxidoreductase, yielding MAVVVEEVAEEKPGITGLSVGFIGCGGIAGHHLNQLIKLGVKPIAFCDVDKSKALSFAERIGGATVYTEYYEMFDREELDAVWICIPPFAHRDEVVVAAENGVNVFLEKPIALDMKTAKSMVDAVGKHGVKSWVGYQWRQFNGVQAARMKLVREGGRIGLVEGYWWGGVPGAPWWIRREFSGGQVVEQTTHIFDLARYLCGEVERVYTEMDTLIHTDIPGFDIEDVGVFTLRFKNGAVGVISNTSAAQPPGRTVGLRIVAKNLQVEVSYVSTKIHRGSETVEIRHTVDPYLEEDRKFLQSIVEDSPTEVPIMEGLKTLAVTLAAVESWRRGSPVRVEELLL
- a CDS encoding DEAD/DEAH box helicase, which produces MTFKGISEPLLRALKEVGLEKPTPIQEKAIPLILSGRNVLIVAPTGYGKTEAAMIPILEAYLRLREKPDGIAILYITPLRALNRDILRRLRVLCTRIGLEVDVRHGDTDARTRRRQSLRPPKMLITTPETLQAILPGRRMRKHFESLRWVVVDEVHELLESKRGIQLTVALERLKALRNARFQIIGISATVADPETAARFIGGLDPVESVVLEETRETRVVVDNPKALDDDFKMSTSLALPADAVARMRVIGELAGKTSVLVFTNTREHSEVLASRLRALTPELKIDVHHGSLSRDVRREAEERIREGVSNALICTSSMELGVDIGILDTVVQYMSPRQVVRLVHRIGRSGHGLDRVSRGLILTASPEDSMEAAVIARRMLRHLLEKPRIHESALDVLAHQIAGLVLDFKEIDMKEAYETIRRAYPYRRLGWEDFVKTVELMAELRTIGLVRGRLRATWRTHRYYYENLSTIPDVKRYRVKNALDGRIVGTLDQEFVGERGEPGLVFIMKGQTWKILSVDHENLVVNVEPSTEVIGAVPSWEGELIPVSMEVAEEVYRVLAEIARELKRGGDPLRPLTPYSLTEEAKGRILEYVKEQLEKGFPVPSPDRILVEAFRDVVVLHTPFGDLVNRTLALALTALLSNRLGYAIGFQTDQYRICLIGVSGLTPEEVARELRNLKAEELPLLLESTLPETGLFAWRLWHVAVRFGIVARGANYSISRVRALVETYRDTPVFEEALREVLTDKLDLEGAFKVLESVSKGSVRVETVPRGFAPSPMAIPILEKAIPQDVLRPAYPGAETLRILKQRLMNTRVKLICVYNNDWETVLKVSNIPERVRCPRCGSTLIAVVSPWDRDSRRVVAKWLRKARMSREERKLWLSLWRNASLVQSLGRLAVMVMAGRGIGPMTASRILGKPYRSEDDLLTEILKAEIEYIRTRPFWD